The window TTTCCTCTTGACAGtaaagatgttttttaaaaacaaaaattattaaataaaaatatcaactttttttccattatgtaaaaaggaaaaccaaCCTTTCACATATTGTTAAAAATTTGAatataggtccgctttaactgaGGTCCTGTAGGCAGTATTGTGCTTGCATCCTTTAGAATGTAAGGAAAGGGAAAACAATATGTTAGGCATAAGTAAAGAaagcagttaaaaacaaaaatgatgtaaacctaaatatttattattacttattttatctttttattttatgtgtatttttcgTCTAGAAGAGGGAAGGGTTAACACATCATACAAGCTACTTTTTTTCTGGCTGTAGCCCAGTAGAGAGATTTCCCTAgtctaaagacacaacaggaagaaaTGTCTCCAAAGTAAACTGATCGTTAACTTCAGAATGCTAataccagaacaggtgtccccactggaagattttccaGCACCTGTTGATGGCTCTGATGGAAACTTAAATGTTGTATTACCcctcaataaaaacatgacatagGGTTTAAACCCTTCGATACTtaatccaaaactacaaaaaaaatgtttgccttcaTATTTATTAAGATTTAGATAATCCTGGATCTGGTCTAAGGTTAATGCAGGCACTTATAATTATAAACCTGACCGGATATGTCAGTTAGTTAAAAACAGTTGtagatttaaaaaagcaaaaagtcaaAACATTGCAGCAATCAAAAGCAAATGGATAAAAGTTTCCCACTGTCAGCAGAACATAGAAAGCAGTCCAAGATATTGCAGAATGTTTAATTTGATTAAGATCATTGTGGCTGTTCTATTATGTACCAGTTCCTTGATTATTTTCCAACTCATACTTGGTATAGGTTTTAGTAAGTTGCACAAGAGCACACACCAATGTACCCAGTGTTTAAATAGTTGTTTACATTAACTGAAGTGAATACATTGAACAATACCTATATAATATACCTAAGGCTATATTAAATATGGTATTAGTGACATGCTCAGTCTATAACTGCAAAAGTAACCATCCAAGGATAGCAATACTATTGTTTTTATGGCATCTATTGGCATAGCAGCAGAGGATCATAACAAACTtaacttttgctttttaataGCATAAATAGAAAAGGGTCACCGGATCcccaaaaagttatataaaaaagtaaaaacttaagATTATGTTGCTCCATCAGATTCTGCCAACTGCCATTGATTTGACCTTATGTAGTGCTTGGTATTGGATTAAGCCTATTATAAGTACACCTTTAGAGAGTAGGTGATCATTTTTTTGAAATTAGGAGTAATTGcttttacaaatacatgtttttcttgttttgtgctTGAGCTTTTCTTCAATTGTAGAGACAATTTGTATAAATAACTGAGCAGGTTCCGGTGTGAAATCGATGGACAGATATCCCCCTGCCCATGCCCAAGAGACGTGTCAGTTCTACCTCTAGCCAACCAATGACTTTTTCAGATGTGAATCTTTCCCTTTGTTTGCAAAGTTGGCTGGTTCTAACCCCGCCCTTGAAACTAAAGTTCTGTTTGAGAACTAGTTGTATTAGATTGACATTCCAATACTAATGGGAAGGCTGAAAGTAGTCATTAATCAGGCATGGGCTGATATTTCAGTAGGCTGATCTAATATACCTGTATGTAGTCCATGAGTTTGAGGGTAACAAGTTTCCTGAGAGGCTTTTGAGACAAGTTTTTCGTTTTGTGACAGATATTCTTTTAAAGTCATCCCCAAACCAATGATATATATGAGTTAGACATAATGTAAGCATAGTTTACTTATTTTAGTTCTCCTTAGTAAGTTAAAACCTGTTAACTAGACGGGGATTTTAAATCGTGAGACTAATATGAAACAGTAATGTAAATTTAGGGAGATTTCATAAATTAGatattgttgtgtattttatttcacatgatCTAGTTTGTATATTGTGCACACAACATAATGTATTCACTCCTTGTTTCTGTTTCTTGACAGGCATTAGATTTTTTATGGATGAGCCTCTCTTACCGTCCAAGGTACATGACCGATACCAAATAAAGATGGAGTtacccaacaaaaaaaagaaaattctcctTCTGGGATGTATCTTTGTGTCAATTGTAGTGTTTTCTGTATTGTACCGATTACAACTTCACATagagtttttaaacttttctgcTAATCTACCTATATCTATAATCTGTCCTGATAAGGACAATAAACCTGCTAAATCAAACCGGAATCTGCATGATTCAGGCACTGAGGAAATTatgtctaaatgtaaaaatactggaATATGGACAATTAAACCTGATGGTAGGTTAGGTAACCATATGGGGGAGTATGCTACCTTGTATGCCTTGGCCAAAGCAAACGGACGTCAAGCCTTCATCCTTGGGGATATGCATAATTATTTAGCTCCTATATTTAAGATTACTCTGCCTGTTTTGCATAATAACGTTGCTGTTCGTGTTCCATTTCAAGAATACTGGATACATGATTGGATGTCTGAAGAATATAATCACATTGAGGGTAGTTTTATTAAACTTACAGGGTATCCATGCTCGTGGACGTTTTTTCACCACCTTCAGGATGAAATCAGAAGGGAATTTACAATCCATGATTACCTTAAAAATGAAGCCAACCATGTCTTGGAGACAATAAAAGGCTCTAGAAAAAATGCAACCTATATCGGAGTCCATGTCCGAAGAGGTGACTATGTGAATGTCATGCCAAATGTGTGGAAGGGTGTGATTGCAGACAGAGGATATTTGGAGAAAGCCATGAATTATTTCCGTAACAAATATGAAGAACCAGTTTTTGTGGTGACCAGCAATGGTATGGATTggtgtaaagaaaatattgacaATTCTAAAGGAGATGTCTACTTCTCAGGTGATGGTAACGAATCAACTCCTGGCAAGGATTTTGCACTTTTGGTTAGTTGTAACCATACAATTATGACAATTGGGACTTTTGGTTTCTGGGCAAGTTATCTAGTGGGTGGAGAAACAATATACCTCACAAACTTTACATTACCAGAGTCAGAATTTCTAAAACTTTTCCATTATGATGCAGCATTCCTTCCTGAATGGATAGGTATACCTGCAGATCTATCACCTCTTAAACATTGATATCCATGCTGAAATAGCCAAAGCTGCCTGTGTCTCACACTCATTGAAACAAACACAGACTGCCATATTACCAAATCTCTCCAAGTGAAAAGACATTGAgacaaatttaaagaaattgaaGCTAAAACTGAAGACAAATTGAGGATATCATGTGTTCTTTGGAAATTCAACATGATTAGTAGCTATGTACATTCAATTTgggctcctgttttttttttctgtcagtaCATGAAGATGACTTTAGGTGGACCTTTACATTTTGCTGAATGTTTTAAGATGTATATTTTGaactttactatttatttttttgatcttTTTCTGAATGTGTTCTAGCTTATTTTTTCGGGTATCTGAAAGCATTTTCAAAATTTAAAGCTGTCAGTTCAGGCTTTCCATAGGTAATGGCCGTAGGATGAAGCAAACACCGAGACACATGCAAGCTTCCTCCTACAGCTACACTAGAAGTTTAAACTTCTGATTATAGTACACATCCATCAGTTTATTGGACCACAAGTAATGCAAATGGGGCACTAGTTGGAACTTTGAAACCTATGGTGAATGCAGTTAAAAATGTGGATGAATATTTAAGAGGACCATACACTGGCTGATGTATACAATAGATGAGAAATAGAttgtatataacacaaaaaataatatacatataataaatactaaaGTATTACTGATTAATGTTTGATCAATATATTTATAGAGCATTGATCAGGAATGCCTGTTTTTTGTCCAGCACTACTTCACTCCACCCCCACTTACCCCACTTTGACAAGATAATGTATTTCACGAGGTAGTGCTCCCCAATAGCCAGCAGCAAATGGAAGCACTCCCCATGATTTACAGTGACACAGGTCTAATTGGCTTTTAGTTGTTAGGAGCACTTCCTACTGATTTACATTAACCTGTTGGAGGGGGCAGAGTGGATCAGCTTTCAATTAGACTGGTCATTGGGCACATACAAATGAtgccaggtaaatgatcaatatcaggACATATCAATGGTTTACCAGGTTGTGCTCCCATCAGCCAGCGTATGGCCTATAATTTGAACACTGAATGGAAGACTGTAGTACATGTTCCCAACTACTCCTATCAGTGTTACATACGTTTGTACTGTAACTGGTTAAGTTTCTTTTGAGCTGGAGGCTTAACATATAAGGTGCTGGAAGGAATAACCCATTGAAACAAATCCTTTTCCAGTTTATTCAAACTTGTTATGATTTGTTTCTGTGGGTTGCTATATTTTGCACATTGGTTATTAACTGTTTAAGCCTCAATGCAATGTTAACTACATTCATCTACTAGTAAACAAAATTCACCAATGGACCAACCAGTCTTACTTATGTGTGGTATAGTTCAATAACAGACATGAGAATAAGGGAATAAAAGAGAATCAAGTTTCCTCACTGTGCTATACCTCACAAATCACTGCAACCATTGAGTTTAGGGTATGTGGACTTGCTGACTACTGTCATGGGAGGAACTTTACATTGTTACCTTTACAGCTGTGCCACCAAAGACAACCTTTTTGTTGTTGCTTTACACTTATTAAAGAAACCACTTTGCCTTTCTGCTAatttatgcacatttttacaatatgtagcatataaaaaatacacactgtGCTTTAGGGTATGGGATAGTGAGACATTTGTTCTCCTGGCATTGAGAAAAGTACTAAAAGGTTTCAGGGATTGTAGGGGTCAACGGTAACTGACCACTGCTCCACCTAAGAAAAACTAATAGATTGCAGTCTGTTTTTATATATCTTCTTTAACAAAAAGTGTGCCTTATTTAAAGTATTATGGTTCAGCTAAGGGACATTAGGTTGAGAGTATATACCAAAACTATAGAAAATTTGTGATAGGGaaagtatatttgtttaaacCAGTCATCTGCTATGTTTCATTTTACAAGTGCATGTCTAAGAATGAAACCTCGTTGGTTGGCATGGGAAGTTGACCTTATATTCTTGGCTCCAGTTTTACTAGAGAACCCCTTTTAGATATTTATGTGAAGCTGATCTATTATTAGCAATATTTTTCCATAAACTTTCGAAATGAGTGCCCCAGTGCAGTTACTGAGGAACTAATAGAAAAGATGGAAAATGGCTGCTTAGGCTGTGGTAGAAGTTGCATCACATGCCTTAATATTTCTAATGCACTTATGTTACTTCTATGTAGGGGAATAATATGTGGCAGTCTTTGGGTGCCTGGCAAAGATTTGGTTTGTAAATATGGTCATGAGGATTAGCATGTATTTTTACAAGCAACATAAAAATTCTTTTGCATTAGACCACAAGAAGTGTATTCAATACATATAAAAAGGCTACCAGACAACTGCTTCCTGACATGAGCAgacttattttacaaaacaatacaagGTGCAGTGTTTGAAAATGCATTTAAGAAGCTAAGCCATTGTACCATAATATGGTATATCAAAATACCtgccttttataaataaatggacaATGTTACGGCCTTTAGAAAGGATTACCACAAAGAAAAGCCTTAGGCAAAATTCTTGGATTACTGTACTTGAATTACTGGAAATTTTtggtaagttgaaaaaaaaggaaaacagaaaccTTTCTTGCAACATGCCAAAGGTGTAGTCACTGTGCTATTCATAACCATTGTTTACATGACTGCTGGAAATCAAAGATCCACTCCCAATAATTCTTTTAACCGTCTTAGTGATCCctatccctaaaaaaaacaaacatgaagtTTTACTAAGAGAGTTTAGGTTGTTCATTAGGTTAATTCGCTTAGATTAATGAATGTGATAAAAATTGTCTTTGCAAAGAAAACTCAatcaagtgcaaaaaaatatatatattttgattgcaCATGGTTGGATGGATAAAGTCAGCAAAGTTTTACCTGATTTGCCAAACTTAATAAATCATCCCTTCCAATTTAGGCAAAGTGAATAGTATAAACTTCCTTAGAAAATCAACCCCATTATCCTTGGATTATGAAGTACACAGCTTTAATGAATTTATACTGAATATTTAACAACTCATACTTAAAACAAAGGGTTCATACTTCCAGACGCTTTAAATCTCTTCATTTATTCCAGTGTTTAAATCAGTGCTTTAACAGTTACCTAATTATGCATATATTAAATGCCTATAATGTATTCTTATCAAAAGGAGCTGTAAAAAGTCATTGGCAAATAGTAACCATCTATTTACCATCTAAACTTGTGTATTTTTGTGCAGAgagaacttttatatttatttctatgaagTGCCTTGGCCATTTAAGACACATGAATGAAATAGTTTGTCTCCCAAAGTAAATTAATCATTCATTggtttttttcaaacttgtttttctaaaattgtgtTTGAAAGCTAAGTGGCTTCTCTATGTGGGTTTGATTTATGAGTTCAACTGTCTATTTTTCTCAACAACCTTTTAGATTAACCCGATAGCATCTGTTTTCTATAGGTAATGCTTTTCACCTATTCATATGGCCTGTCCTattatgaataatgaaaaaagatGAAAGTCAAGCACTGTTTGCACTTTGGTCACTGCAGTGAAGCATTGTTTTTGCAAGATCCATTTGTCACGTGCTCACAGCCCAATGCATACAAGAAGAAAAACCACATTGATCCTTAGATAAATAATACATGATCACATCGATAGTCAAATGCATAGGCAGTCTAAAAGATGGATCTGCTCAAAACAcgtttaaaggaaacatttctgAATAAAGACAAGAACGCTGCCATTGCTAactttttattctgaaaattctagttccCTGGTTGTCACGCTAACCTTCTTTCTTCAATGCTTTCGGGTACTATATCAAAATACTTATTACTGACTTATCTTTGACTTTCCTGATATGCTTGTTTGATCTGAGCAAGAGACTTGGAAAGTCCTTGAAACCCAATGGTCGGTaaaatagccagaaaaaaagaattttcaaagGAAGGTGAGCAATGACAGCTTCAATGTTTATTTAGGAAACATGTTAAGAGACAACATATACCATGATGCATTGCTGGAGTACGTTGATTCTTGTTGAACTTGCTTTAATTGGCCAAGGTGTCAATATGTAATATGGGGTCagttgtttatatataaatgtcataTATGTTTACTTGAAACAAACGCCTCTTTAGGaggtattttacaaatgtacaatcAGGGAGGTCTGCGTGTCTTTAAAATGCTtcactaataatatatatgaatatatataatacattttcctgggtgtggggggggggggtattttatacaaagaaataattaggTAAATGACAATGAGTGTGTGTGACTTGTTTTGCTCAGCTGAACCTTATCTGACCTGCAACAGAAGATTTGCACATGTACAgctgagtttattttttatactaaatattAAAGATgatatatgaagatttttttttaagaatgtattttgtttgaaTGGGGTACATCAAATGTCTAGACAGTGCTAATTGTCCGCTATGAGTAATGCTTAGATTGTCGGCATCTCACTGAGCCTTTACAACTACATTAAATGTCAGATCTTTGaggtttaaaatatatgtgaTACAGGATGTCCTGTGCTGATTTATacctacaaataaatatattggatgACAAAAGAAGAAATGTATGCACACATTTACTGTTATTATGTATTCTATAGCAAGAATAAACAAGGAATCAATTTAAATTGACAGCATTCATTGATGTCATCTACACAAGTTAAATATTGGATCCCAAATGTATGGTATAATCTACTACACTGTTACCATCTTTATTTTACTGTTCTATgtgaagaaaagaagtttaattgtatgtaaattacATATATTGTTGTTATGCTTCTACTGTCTTCAATGTATTCctgacaataaattaaaataccgAAGCACTCATTAGTAAGTGCACATGATTCAGTGCAAAGCAACAAACTGCTCACAAGTTTTATTAATTCTCAGTTTCTTTGGATAGAGTAGTGAATGTTAGGATCTCACACATTAATGCACATGGATTGATTTGGTCAGGACAGATACAGAATTAGCTGGAGCCTCTGTTTTACCATGAGTGACTATTGACTAACAGGCAGGAGAAATTATAAGAGTTGTGCAAGTTCACCCACAAGCTGGCCAAAGCAAACAGGACACAGTAGAAAAGTATGCAGACTAATGGTCAGATATTGCACAGGCAAACAGAGCTGAAACTGCTCATACATATGAAATTTTTATCTAAAGTAATGACTACGTTATTGCCAAGCAAACAGACTgatagctaaaaatgtaaaaagtgcttTGCTCCATTGGGCGTATACAGGTGTGTGAGCTAAAGTGGTTAGGAACAAGTCAGAAACACAACAGTAATATTTAGAAAATGACAAACTCATTTGAGATTTGACAAACCTACTCTGAGAAGTACGTAATCCCTTTGAGCATTGGCTGAATGTCTCTGTTCTGTCTACATTTAGTTTATGTGTTCCTAGACAATAAAGAAATTCAAATGGCTCCTAAGGCTCTTTTTCtaaaatagtgaatctgacattctcccaTACATTCCAATCatttattgtcattgaaacacatggacctcaaagattcccaagagggaatgttttagggcaggggtcagcaaagtcaggcctttaggccagatacggcctagccggtagtttgttccggcctaacgccccctggctaaTCCGGCCtaatgttgtggctcccttccctatttaccgcggccagcatTAACACTTCCACCACCGCGGTATATAGGgagcattccctctcctccgcaatacaTACGGAGGAGAGCGATTTCCCTTCAAGGGGAGTTCCtagtggggggcagagccattaggcgGGACTccgagagagtctggcctagtgtgctcctgcccaccccataaatggcatAGTGGCTGAAAAAGTTTGCGGACCTTGGTTTtagtgaatgtctgattctgttttataataaagcCCCTAATATTGGACAGACACAGAAGCTTATCACAAGTTCTGAAATGTGCTCCACCATCCCTATTTCTCAAATAGTGCAACCTTGGAGCCAGTCATCTATTGGATGCAGGTCAGTTGTTTTACCCAATCCACTCAGATCCATTACATTCCCACAAGGCTTAAGTTTTGTTGATAACAAAAAATAGTGTGCCAGTCCTTGAGTACACAGTAACGGTAtcctaaaaaaaggttttatatcagAGGAAGAAATCCCTTTGAGACAGCTGCCTAAAACATGAGTTAGGTCTTATAACAGAGGCAAAAATCCTGGAGAGGTCCCCCTAAAAATAGTAGGATCTCAGAGCAGAGGTACTAGGTTCTTGGAGGGGTCTTCCTAAAATAGTAGAGACAGAAAGCCATGTAGGGGTCTTTGTAAAAGTTAGGTCATAGCAGAGGCAGTAGGCCGTATAATGAGTCTTCCTAAGAAAAAAGAGCTTTAGTTTATGAATAATCAGGAAGGGGTTGGTTAGTGGTAGAGTAGGAAAAGGAGAGAGTGGTTGATTTGATGGAGAAATTATGACAGGAGCACTGGGATTGGTGGATAGACTAATGCTAGTAATTTATTATTCAGAATTTCTGCAGAATGCCAATATGCTGTAGTAAGAATAATGCAGAGGGAACAGCACCACCAGATAAAGCACAGAGCATGTActccttatttattaaatttatgttCCTCATAGATAACGACTCAACAGCGCGCTTCAATAAACCGTGTAAACTGCCAGGGTGGTATTAAAGTCATCAGACCTGGTTTGCTTTGATAAAACTGGAGTTATTTACTTCGGTTGTCTGTTCTGAACACTGTCTGATAAGACACTGACAGCAGGGAGGATCCATACCTCCTAGTGCAAGTTTGGCAAACTCCAGCCACATCTTCATTTTGAACACCCAGTAGGGTTTTCAGTTCTGAGTAATCCCAACTGGAGCTGACATCAATCATCAGAGCCAAATACTGCCTTTGGGTGCTACTAAAAAATTAGTGGTACCGCTGCTTCTTCCTACCTCTCCGCCATATGAAGTGGAGCTGGGACCCTTAGCAGACGCCAGCATAATAGGATATTCATAAGCAGCTCAAACACCTTCCTTATAGGGATACATGTTGGCTTCCCTTATGTGCATGAATGAGTTCTGGCAGTGGTCACATTGCATGAAGCCCTGCAATAATTAGCAGACCACTGCTAGTCCCAACACACATTCTAACGTACAGAACAGTAGAAGAGTTTGCAGTATAATTCTCATCACCTGAATATTGCAAAAGTGACCTGACCAGTAGAGATTAACAGTCCAGAATGAGCCTGCCTGCAGTGATTTCCAAGCTTATTATTCACTTACAGATTTACTCTTTCACCCACCCAGTCCCAAAACAATATTCCCATTGCATCAAGTGTGTATCTTGTGGCTTAGAAAATGAAGACAAATATGACATtatggccattttttttaaacatagctcATTAGAGATGTAAGTTACATTACTACTTATATATCCgggaaaaaacatttatctttacCCATAGACAAATACACACCGTAGCTATAAAAGGGAATGCCAGAGAATAGTTATTTATCTAAATAGTTTTCAGCATAATAAAAGTGAGCCTCAAAGCTGTAAGCTATATTATAGTTTTCTCTTACACAGTACTTTGCCTTACACCTAATATGAAAGAACTGGGAAAAGACTGCCGCTTCTGatctttttgctttaaaattgacATTAATGGTTTACTGATGGTAGCCACAGACTGAGATTTTCTTTCTTATTCGGATTCTAGCTTTTGATAGGGGTAGGGAGGGAAAGTATATGAGAAAAGACAGCACTGTGGTTGAGGCTTGAGGCTTTTATCTGCAGCTAgaagcttctcagtgctgctgtctCACAGCACAGCGAGAAAGAAACCATTATGACTTGAAATAAACCATTACTTTTTCACAGTTCTCCAGAACTTTTCCACGGTTTAAACCAAAAATACTATACAGAGGTATAAACCACAGAGTAATCTTGATATTCATATGCAATTTTCAAACATTGCAGTGAAATATTTATATCAATTTACACCACAGTTTCAGCAGTCATGATACTGAGATTCTCTATTCCCACACTCAAAACAAATTTGAACATCTGTCACAagtttgctatatatatatatatatttatttattttattgacagaTGTCTATTTAAAGCCTTTACAATAATCATAGTAAAGTCCCCCCCTATAATTCAAAAAATGAACagttgatgataaaaaaaaaacttttatccttAACAGTCCTTTTGGAATTTTTAATCCTTTTGAAGCActcaaaaaaagtataatttgcaattatttagCCTTCTCGTTGGTcctcatacattttattattattattattaaacaggatttatatagcaccaacatattacgcagcgctgtacattaaatacattgtccctaaaagtttataaaatttaACTGTCATTAACACTCGTCACTATTCactaaacaaaaacaactttaggGATGAGggctttaaactttttaatttacattctATTTCAGGTATTGACTTATGACTTACAAAAAACAGAAGTGCAACTagtttatatgcaatatttctcACTAGAATGGTGAATTCCCTGGCACTTTTAGTTGTGGGAGGAGTATGTGTCTGACTCATCCTAATATGCATGGCTCAATGCcctaatttttaaagtggaactatcagtaaaacaaaaaagaacgcTTGGCTTTACAGGAAATGTGGAAAACCATCAATCACACTGCGATCCTAGTCTACTCGGTCCTGCAGCATCCTCTCTTCCAGTGCCGGCTGGACAGCGGGTGCTaccatctttttcctcttctttccagtTGTTCTTTTcacatcactcgatctcgcacctgATCAGTTGTTGCacctttggaaaaaaaagctttgatctaactgtgcatgcatgaaatctgaatttttttttttacattagatgaaagccccttctgcacccTGCCAAGATCATATCGGGGATTGAATACACAGGCAGAATTTTACTGTTCCCcattatccaaaatattttgctattccTTAGACATAAATGGCTGCTATGCAACTAAATGTGCTGAAGACACCTCCATTGCTGGCCTATCAGcgaaaaacaacaatattttgcCGAGGTTATTTAAAGCGGAACCAAAGACATTAGATGGCATTGGTGTTATGATATCTGTAGACACCAGCTTGTTGTGGGGAGAAGTAACTGAATAGGAAGGATAACTTTCTTCAATCACTACTGACTACCTTCTTATAATCTACAAGTCTTCGTGTTTGAAAACACAATAAGCAATTACCTTTGTCCTATAGCAAAGCAAATCCACAGCAGCCATGCAGGATAATTAGCAACAGGTCCACCTATGCCCAGCTTGTGCCTGGGTAGCATTGTAGATGTGCTCACCTGGGTGTTTTCTAAGCCtgaagtagaaagaaaaaaaaattgtcacttaGATTAAAAAGACCTTGTCATTGAACCCGTCTTTTTAACCAAATACAGTGGTaactcggtataagtccgctttggaataaatccaacttggtataagtcctgtttggacacgaaaaattttgcttggtatacaacctttgtgctagaacttgtatgggtcaaaatgagtcataacaccgcgtgctacccttatttacctctctcaaggcAAAGCCTTAACTGCCATTCAGTGAAtaacccgtgctataactctctgtgaattacataacatctcctcctcctcgactcttctcagcaaggtaaaatgGGGttcaattttcatttatttcatctaattgcttttgtatttatgtatttgagtattaagcagtgtttaaattatttattacagcCTAATCAATGtttattatgccaataacaatgggATTTTTGGGAACGGattcatcatttttcttttatttcttatgagaaaaacttgtttggtaagagtcctgtttggtataaatcctgattggtataagtcctgtttggtataagtccaaggatctggaatggattaaggacttatacagaggtaccactgtatttgcaTGAGCTTAcaagaacattttacatattttatgtctCAATTGTGCAaacatccaaaagccctgagactgcttTTTGTGTGTTCCTCATTCTAgatatgatgtcagcagccccaatAGAACTGTCACTAAAGTCACACTCATCAGTTAGACAGAAATGACTATGACAGACAAGGATAGTAGGGGTTACTGTATCCTGAGGATAGGGCTGGCCTTTAGGGTGTGCAACCTGTGCAGTCCAATGCCCTTTCCTGGTGCTGTAATTTAAGTGTGAGTACAATACGTCTAAACACACAAAGTTACTAATTAATAACCCCTGTCCTATTAATTGCAGAATACTGACCTTTTCtgcatactactgacccctgaacTACCTTACTGACTACTGAACTTTGCACCCTGTGTTACCCAATACTGACCACTCTAGTCCAgattacatacatttacatattacactACTGCCCCTGTATCCTGCATTATATACTACTGACCCCAAAAAATTATGGaacaataataaa of the Pyxicephalus adspersus chromosome 11, UCB_Pads_2.0, whole genome shotgun sequence genome contains:
- the LOC140341364 gene encoding galactoside alpha-(1,2)-fucosyltransferase 2-like isoform X5, coding for MDEPLLPSKVHDRYQIKMELPNKKKKILLLGCIFVSIVVFSVLYRLQLHIEFLNFSANLPISIICPDKDNKPAKSNRNLHDSGTEEIMSKCKNTGIWTIKPDGRLGNHMGEYATLYALAKANGRQAFILGDMHNYLAPIFKITLPVLHNNVAVRVPFQEYWIHDWMSEEYNHIEGSFIKLTGYPCSWTFFHHLQDEIRREFTIHDYLKNEANHVLETIKGSRKNATYIGVHVRRGDYVNVMPNVWKGVIADRGYLEKAMNYFRNKYEEPVFVVTSNGMDWCKENIDNSKGDVYFSGDGNESTPGKDFALLVSCNHTIMTIGTFGFWASYLVGGETIYLTNFTLPESEFLKLFHYDAAFLPEWIGIPADLSPLKH